Proteins encoded within one genomic window of Bemisia tabaci chromosome 2, PGI_BMITA_v3:
- the LOC109029834 gene encoding inactive peptidyl-prolyl cis-trans isomerase FKBP6: protein MVNIAVSTGSSNMDEDMNLRPGSPTRLNRPLDLSALLKDGRTQLCLDIDPMSQESDFNAKFDPEAVFKQKLINHVNFDVLTGGSDDKEDENLSPFEKIRKRMTAVTKDGGVMKRIIKEGSGEVVPPNSHIKIHYQAYTEYQEVPFDVSILRSKKPLSFKLGGPLLRGLDIGVGTMKTGEVSWFLVHHDYAYGKLGCGNRIPKEATILFEVTLVSYSENPDVLTSEPDQKLTFPDVVERVEAHLKKGNERKTQDNDTELAIKHYKEARNLILDFNLSNDHESTLAKQLNRAYQNLAICYNLNRDFKTTCKLAEDAMHVIPQLAEKNIKLKFAWGKALNALNEYDAAAKLLKEVKQKEPANKEITKELLSLEEKIRKYTNATKVAAQKFFKSEKPKEEKGLSLTDSFVESMTEQLEKFKLSDTVGNLNLSPGMTVDEREAVKSIADKLKLHYVQLNIGGQGEKIMIRKN from the exons ATGGTGAACATAGCTGTTTCTACTGGATCTTCCAATATGGATGAAGACATGAATCTACGACCAGGCTCTCCAACGCGCCTGAACAGACCTCTTGATTTGTC agcTTTACTTAAAGATGGCCGGACGCAGCTATGTCTCGACATTGATCCAATGAGCCAAGAGAGCGattttaatgcaaaatttgaccCTGAAGCTGTCTTCAAGCAGAAACTTATTAatcatgtaaattttgatgttttaactGGAGGTAGTGATGACAAAGAAGATGAAAACCTCTCTCCATTTGAAAAGATCAGGAAACGGATGACAGCAGTCACAAAAGATGGGGGAGTTATGAAAAGG ATCATCAAAGAAGGCTCTGGGGAGGTAGTCCCTCCAAATTCACACATCAAAATTCATTACCAAGCATATACAGAATACCAAGAAGTACCGTTCGATGTCTCCATCCTGAGATCAAAGAAACCATTGTCTTTTAAGTTAGGTGGTCCTTTACTCCGTGGCTTGGACATTGGTGTTGGGACGATGAAAACGGGAGAGGTCTCCTGGTTTCTTGTTCATCATGACTACGCTTATGGCAAGCTTGGCTGTGGGAACCGCATTCCTAAAG aaGCCACAATTCTCTTTGAAGTAACCCTAGTTAGTTATTCAGAGAATCCAGATGTTCTGACAAGCGAACCGGATCAGAAATTGACTTTTCCGGATGTAGTTGAACGGGTAGAGGCTCATCTGAAGAAAGGAAATGAGCGTAAAACCCAGGACAACGATACAGAATTGGCCATAAAACA ttacAAAGAAGCCAGAAACTTGATTCTGGATTTCAACCTAAGTAATGATCATGAAAGCACACTGGCGAAGCAACTCAACCGTGCCTATCAAAACCTTGCTATCTGCTATAACTTGaacagagatttcaaaacaaCCTGCAAATTAGCAGAGGACGCCATGCACGTCATCCCACAATTGGCAGAAAAGAATATCAAGCTGAAGTTCGCGTGGGGAAAAGCACTCAATGCATTGAATGAGTATGATGCAGCCGCGAAGCTGCTAAAGGAAGTGAAGCAGAAGGAGCCAGCGAATAAAGAGATCACCAAAGAGCTGCTCTCtcttgaagagaaaataagaaagtACACCAATGCAACTAAAGTTGCTGCCCAGAAGTTCTTCAAGTCAGAGAAACCGAAGGAGGAAAAG GGGTTATCACTGACTGATTCTTTCGTGGAGAGTATGACAGAGCAACTTGAAAAGTTCAAGCTGTCTGACACAGTGGGGAATCTCAATCTAAGCCCAGGGATGACAGTGGATGAACGGGAGGCTGTCAAAAGTATTGCAGATAAACTAAAACTTCATTATGTGCAGCTTAACATAGGAGgtcaaggagaaaaaatcatgatccggaaaaattga